In Ruminiclostridium papyrosolvens DSM 2782, the following proteins share a genomic window:
- a CDS encoding carbohydrate-binding protein, translating into MKKGNCGFCRKLAAFLVLVLIFQSCGFVRAASTDTVNVDFNNILRPVNHSNFGYILTPNYDIPDSRMKMLGPILNRETIPVQTFQGVGDLDGTCFNNENSQLQRCLEAYQRAKANGLKWYFLLGLNPSWTAPNGTPGGGAPTNQAWFKQYVKDVLQYLKDNGATPDFADLTNEYWTGREATFKGNWEAVREVYPDYIPIVGPGAVGYSGIADFYIPFSSQNQMDLEGPCWHEYWEGSTYASYTQTNKWKDPIVSLQTKYPETNGKYVVWEENNSWSTSAVDWTRSMANVVRSGITQNIKGCIKSGNWNGMSDILTTTVRNSQQNGAVRTPIWWVYYMFSQLSGHYAGVSTSTGDDITACASRDTDECKVIIAKSTTAGTINVNLNNQPYSGKDVRIDLYKITSSENNGLTYQSSITPSSTSNISFSINNAAANDSWLVVLKKVDSAPNFFHPMTPDDGEVTTTAPTLTWSAAQGAASYTVKVSVNKDLSDPVINQSGIADTNYTVAAPLTEGQKYYWNVTAVNSGGSRTVSNDAVYSFIAGANAGVPGQFGPYLPSRNAPNESVTPKFLWSRAYNASSYRLVVSKNSDLSSPVINKSGITTITGTNEFGPNTASTYTPTTALENNTTYYWRVYALNANGERPINGPIQYFTTKTAGNSPVSFSLSAPANGITGVSDRAVLSWTPSGNAFFYKLEVSSNADMSNPVILRDRMIYNKYTVEPNLLNPDTKYYWRVTAYTKNLANSTASSSGIWSFTTENKPCSPLLYAHQPDNNSIKLWFRLSKGATSYNIKYGTEPGVYTNTIKGVTASPYTVSELKSGTKYYFAVTAVNENGESSIWNERPEITGGTAIPNPDSRSAFAQIEGESFDKQSGVQTETCSEGGEDIGYIENGDYAVYSNIDFGNGAEKFQARAASNSSGGNIEIHLDSINGTLIGTCPITGTGDWQTYADTSCSISGVSGKHEVYLKFTGGNGYLFNLNWFKFTPITVIVGDLNGDSGVDATDYALMKKYLLGLITDLPVENGLTAADLNGDGVINAIDLSLFKKYLLGIIEELPYTG; encoded by the coding sequence ATGAAAAAAGGCAACTGTGGATTTTGCCGTAAACTTGCAGCTTTTCTGGTGTTGGTGCTGATTTTTCAGTCCTGTGGATTTGTTCGGGCAGCGTCAACTGATACTGTGAATGTGGATTTTAATAACATTTTACGGCCCGTGAATCATAGTAACTTTGGCTACATTCTCACACCTAACTATGATATACCGGATAGCAGGATGAAAATGCTTGGACCCATTCTTAACCGAGAGACCATCCCAGTCCAGACCTTCCAAGGAGTAGGTGATTTGGATGGTACATGTTTTAACAACGAAAACAGTCAGCTTCAGAGGTGCTTGGAGGCATATCAAAGGGCAAAGGCAAACGGATTGAAGTGGTACTTCCTTCTTGGACTTAATCCGTCGTGGACAGCACCTAACGGCACTCCGGGAGGTGGTGCTCCTACAAATCAGGCTTGGTTTAAGCAGTATGTAAAAGATGTGCTTCAGTATTTAAAGGACAATGGAGCGACGCCGGACTTTGCAGACCTTACAAACGAGTATTGGACAGGCCGTGAAGCTACATTCAAAGGCAATTGGGAAGCCGTAAGGGAAGTTTATCCGGACTATATACCTATAGTCGGCCCCGGTGCAGTAGGTTATTCAGGGATAGCGGATTTTTACATACCGTTTTCCAGTCAAAACCAAATGGATTTGGAAGGACCTTGCTGGCATGAATACTGGGAAGGCAGTACATATGCGTCATATACTCAGACAAATAAATGGAAGGATCCCATAGTAAGCCTTCAGACAAAATATCCTGAAACCAACGGCAAGTATGTGGTATGGGAGGAAAACAACTCTTGGTCAACGTCGGCTGTTGATTGGACACGAAGTATGGCCAATGTAGTGCGCTCAGGAATCACCCAGAATATTAAGGGCTGTATCAAATCAGGCAACTGGAATGGCATGAGCGATATATTGACAACAACTGTCAGAAACAGTCAACAAAATGGAGCTGTCAGGACGCCCATATGGTGGGTATATTACATGTTCTCTCAGTTGTCGGGACACTATGCGGGAGTTTCAACGAGTACAGGGGATGATATTACAGCTTGTGCCAGCAGAGACACTGATGAATGCAAGGTTATCATCGCAAAAAGCACAACCGCAGGTACCATAAATGTAAACCTGAACAATCAGCCTTACAGCGGGAAGGACGTAAGGATAGACCTATATAAAATTACTTCAAGTGAAAATAACGGTCTGACATACCAATCCAGTATTACACCTTCTTCAACTTCCAACATAAGCTTTTCAATAAACAATGCGGCAGCCAATGATTCATGGCTGGTGGTTTTGAAAAAGGTTGATTCTGCTCCAAACTTTTTCCACCCAATGACTCCTGACGATGGGGAAGTTACTACAACAGCACCGACACTTACCTGGTCGGCAGCTCAAGGTGCTGCCAGTTATACGGTGAAAGTATCTGTAAACAAGGATTTGTCCGACCCTGTCATCAACCAATCGGGCATTGCCGATACCAACTACACGGTTGCAGCACCTTTAACTGAAGGCCAAAAGTATTACTGGAATGTTACCGCAGTAAATTCCGGCGGAAGTCGAACAGTCTCAAACGATGCCGTTTATTCTTTTATAGCCGGTGCAAATGCCGGTGTACCCGGACAATTCGGACCTTACCTGCCGTCACGGAATGCACCTAATGAATCAGTTACACCAAAATTTTTGTGGTCAAGAGCATATAACGCAAGCTCTTATCGTTTGGTAGTTTCCAAAAACAGTGACCTTTCATCTCCGGTAATAAATAAATCAGGAATTACAACTATAACAGGTACAAATGAATTTGGCCCTAATACGGCATCAACTTATACTCCTACTACAGCATTGGAAAACAATACTACATATTATTGGAGGGTATACGCCCTAAATGCAAATGGAGAGAGACCAATAAACGGGCCTATACAATATTTCACTACAAAGACTGCAGGAAATTCGCCTGTAAGCTTCAGCCTGTCTGCTCCTGCAAACGGAATAACAGGTGTTTCAGACAGAGCGGTACTTTCGTGGACGCCTTCCGGGAATGCCTTCTTCTACAAGCTTGAGGTGTCTTCAAATGCAGACATGTCTAACCCTGTAATTCTGAGGGACAGGATGATATATAACAAATATACCGTAGAGCCCAATCTACTGAATCCTGATACCAAGTATTACTGGAGAGTTACAGCATATACAAAAAATCTGGCAAACTCCACGGCATCTTCCAGTGGTATATGGTCATTCACAACAGAGAATAAGCCATGCTCGCCATTGCTATATGCCCACCAGCCCGATAATAACAGTATAAAGCTTTGGTTCAGGCTCTCAAAAGGGGCAACTTCATACAATATCAAATACGGTACGGAACCAGGTGTGTACACTAATACAATAAAAGGCGTTACTGCAAGCCCATACACCGTTTCAGAACTTAAAAGCGGAACAAAGTATTACTTTGCAGTAACTGCAGTCAATGAAAACGGTGAAAGCTCCATATGGAACGAAAGACCTGAAATTACCGGGGGGACTGCCATTCCCAACCCTGACTCCAGGTCGGCATTTGCGCAGATTGAAGGAGAAAGCTTCGATAAGCAATCGGGAGTTCAAACAGAAACCTGTTCCGAGGGAGGAGAAGATATCGGGTACATAGAGAACGGAGATTACGCTGTTTACAGTAACATTGACTTTGGGAATGGTGCTGAAAAATTTCAGGCAAGAGCAGCGAGTAACTCAAGCGGAGGAAACATCGAGATTCATCTCGACAGCATCAACGGTACCTTAATAGGAACATGTCCTATTACCGGAACGGGAGATTGGCAGACTTATGCAGATACATCCTGTAGTATCAGCGGTGTGAGTGGGAAGCATGAGGTATATCTGAAGTTTACAGGAGGAAACGGGTACTTATTCAACTTAAACTGGTTCAAATTTACCCCAATAACTGTAATTGTCGGAGACCTCAATGGAGATTCCGGTGTAGATGCAACTGACTATGCACTGATGAAAAAGTATTTGCTTGGATTAATTACGGATTTGCCTGTAGAAAATGGTCTTACGGCAGCTGATCTAAATGGTGACGGTGTGATTAACGCCATTGATTTATCACTATTCAAGAAATATCTGCTGGGTATTATTGAGGAATTACCTTATACAGGCTAA
- a CDS encoding RICIN domain-containing protein → MNRYTNKKLIPMILCIAIVITVVSFLFPDSNIGYSADNTYFSPFDTVYSPDGSMIAVSDSTKAQIEILKASDGEVQKVIQLDGQPKALAWNGNENIYVCEYGAGTVAEVNPASGEVKRRFSTGSKPLGVKVVEDKLVVSDYGLKKVSVVDLSSGNVEKNISVKDYPYLMDSTVDGKYAIVGHALPSGNASEAKYAASVTFIDMKTSSEVANIVLPQGSSNVRGIKCSPDGKWAYVLHTFGKTSLPTTQITRGWVMTNAVTIIDIATKQIYTTFLLDRTMEGAADPWGLAISADSKTMWVSVSGTHQVLRVDLNGLHQLLAGNLNGGDSSEIDSSSYYKIVNRNSGKALDVPNGNSANNTQLVQWDDVGNNNQQYKLVAGSDGYYSIINRGTNKALDNAGATGDNSAVVEWDQSSSDNQKWKLIDAGNGYYKLQVKSSQKYMDVSSASTSNNAGIVTNSSSTSLSQQWKISKAGSGGSTSNYSLLFRSKSGFDKPYSDIWLQIKADPTKKSGLKYDLGALWGAGLLKEIELPGQGPRGISLSPDGKTVAVGAYFAGEVYLIDTFGSVLKSTAKLGIQPQESQVRSGERIFYDASTTTQKWLSCASCHPDGRADGLNWDMPNDGIGNTKNTKSMLYVFDTPPAMWRGVRDDAHVGIKAGFKYIKFKEPTQQELDDVTAYIKSLSEEADPYSNKGTMTKDAAAGKAIFESSETKCSYCHSGEMYTDLKAHDVGTKDILDPDGMYYTPPLKELWRTAPYLHDGSAATLHEVLTTKNANDKHGKTSQLTAEQLSQLEAYLLQIDSNPAQTLQKGDVNGDGEINAIDLVFVKKILMGELDNLPAEQLEAADVDDSGDINAIDFAILKQVVLGIKTDL, encoded by the coding sequence ATGAATCGGTATACAAATAAAAAATTAATTCCCATGATTCTTTGCATAGCAATAGTCATTACTGTAGTGAGCTTCCTGTTTCCTGATAGTAATATTGGCTATTCGGCTGACAATACATATTTTTCACCTTTTGATACTGTATATTCCCCTGATGGCAGCATGATAGCGGTATCAGATTCAACTAAAGCACAGATTGAAATATTGAAGGCATCCGACGGTGAAGTTCAAAAGGTTATTCAGTTGGATGGACAGCCTAAAGCTCTTGCATGGAATGGAAATGAAAATATATATGTTTGTGAGTACGGAGCAGGTACTGTTGCCGAAGTAAATCCGGCTTCCGGAGAAGTAAAAAGAAGGTTTTCAACAGGGTCTAAACCTCTTGGAGTAAAAGTAGTAGAGGATAAACTCGTTGTATCTGATTACGGCTTGAAAAAAGTATCTGTAGTTGATTTGTCCTCAGGCAATGTTGAAAAAAATATCTCTGTTAAAGATTATCCCTACTTAATGGACAGTACTGTTGACGGCAAATATGCAATAGTCGGACATGCCCTGCCTTCAGGAAATGCCTCCGAAGCTAAGTATGCCGCATCAGTTACCTTTATCGATATGAAAACCTCCAGTGAAGTTGCAAATATTGTGCTTCCACAGGGTTCATCAAATGTAAGAGGCATTAAATGTTCACCTGACGGTAAGTGGGCGTACGTGCTTCACACCTTCGGAAAAACATCCCTTCCTACTACCCAGATAACAAGAGGATGGGTAATGACAAATGCAGTTACTATTATTGATATAGCAACCAAACAAATATATACTACCTTCCTTTTGGACAGAACAATGGAAGGAGCAGCAGACCCTTGGGGACTGGCAATATCAGCAGACAGTAAAACCATGTGGGTCAGTGTGTCAGGAACTCATCAAGTGCTGAGAGTTGATTTGAATGGTCTACATCAGCTTTTAGCAGGAAATTTAAACGGCGGTGACAGTTCTGAAATTGATTCTAGTTCTTACTATAAGATAGTAAACAGAAATAGTGGAAAAGCCCTTGATGTACCTAACGGTAATTCTGCTAACAACACTCAGCTGGTACAATGGGATGATGTGGGTAACAACAACCAGCAGTATAAGTTAGTGGCCGGTTCTGACGGGTATTATTCAATTATTAACAGGGGAACAAACAAAGCACTGGACAATGCAGGCGCTACCGGAGATAATTCGGCTGTAGTGGAATGGGACCAGAGTTCTTCAGATAATCAGAAATGGAAATTAATTGATGCAGGAAACGGTTACTACAAGCTTCAAGTGAAATCCAGTCAGAAATACATGGATGTTAGTTCTGCTTCTACCAGTAACAATGCCGGTATAGTAACAAACAGCAGTAGTACAAGCTTGAGCCAGCAATGGAAAATATCAAAAGCTGGTTCCGGAGGTTCGACAAGCAATTATTCCTTACTATTCCGTTCAAAATCGGGCTTCGACAAACCATATTCAGATATCTGGTTACAAATTAAAGCCGACCCCACAAAAAAAAGTGGTCTGAAATATGATCTTGGAGCTTTATGGGGAGCAGGTCTGTTAAAAGAGATTGAGCTACCCGGTCAGGGACCAAGAGGAATATCCCTATCACCGGATGGTAAAACTGTAGCCGTAGGCGCATATTTTGCAGGAGAAGTATATCTTATAGATACCTTCGGTAGTGTATTGAAAAGCACGGCAAAACTGGGTATACAACCCCAAGAAAGTCAGGTTAGAAGTGGTGAACGTATATTCTACGATGCATCAACCACCACACAAAAATGGCTCAGTTGTGCCTCCTGTCATCCTGACGGCAGAGCCGACGGACTTAACTGGGACATGCCAAATGACGGTATCGGCAATACTAAAAACACTAAGTCAATGTTGTATGTTTTTGATACACCTCCTGCTATGTGGCGTGGAGTAAGAGATGATGCACATGTTGGCATAAAAGCAGGTTTCAAATACATAAAGTTTAAAGAGCCAACCCAGCAAGAGCTTGATGATGTAACTGCTTATATCAAGAGCCTCTCTGAGGAAGCTGACCCATACTCGAATAAAGGTACAATGACAAAAGATGCTGCTGCCGGAAAAGCTATTTTTGAAAGCAGTGAGACAAAATGTTCTTACTGTCACTCCGGAGAAATGTATACTGATTTGAAAGCTCATGATGTTGGTACAAAAGATATTCTAGACCCCGATGGAATGTATTATACCCCACCGCTTAAGGAATTGTGGAGAACTGCCCCATACCTGCATGATGGTTCTGCGGCAACACTCCATGAAGTACTGACAACAAAGAATGCAAATGACAAACATGGTAAAACATCACAGCTTACTGCTGAACAGCTTTCACAACTTGAGGCATATTTGCTTCAAATAGACAGTAATCCTGCTCAAACCTTACAAAAAGGTGATGTAAATGGTGATGGAGAAATTAATGCAATTGATTTGGTCTTTGTGAAAAAGATATTAATGGGTGAACTTGATAATTTACCCGCAGAACAGCTAGAAGCAGCTGATGTTGATGATAGCGGAGATATAAACGCAATTGATTTTGCGATTTTGAAACAAGTAGTGCTTGGAATTAAAACTGATTTATAA
- a CDS encoding glycoside hydrolase family 113, translated as MKKFISIIVLICLMIGLFPPNCFAGEPVVTPQLIIINVNGENVSVLSVKIKNEQYLKLRDIAYYANGSDRQFNISEVKKKAIVNIYSNTPYKSIGNQASLKNNKPQKALLFKGKYFLDEKATKINSYYVGNEMYVKPAELGKLLNFIVTSGKKTGQYYINTNHSAITKKIGVETAMTYGDMKQSDKNSPWVGYDYSGRKVLGWHQLWPGDVRLFLDFGSGPVLVCYKVIVSNGRFYFLDDKLVYKKEINGVKIPLEADGGISARRLEQILGSYYETFLKESVYLTINLGMPAKQKNDKNITYKISSNKSSVFLGVLEKSQIIPSLTPTPEMAKKFIYTSSDAKVAFADETGMVYGIGPGTCTISIGLEGRSDIPVKTIKVSVNGDAALAKKSTGFICFDYYDNDVANVFQEPTIQAMHQDGAQWVSYINTLSYTNENPIRIDGVSNKNTNIMREIRKNEFGAFVKAAKIRGMKVAAQTQIMYDELLKDWMSNEAKSNEALFYEESAKFWAYFGSLLKNNAQKWISDPNNVEANKFWDEWFAQYEKNILEYANWCEEYKVDLLIIGEYQSNPFYSIGGGRMEKLIKDIRNVYSGKIGAVCTYTTQWDEVDKMSFAGQLDYINVVLQEPYSTKENPTIEEYQREIEPILTGKIETLYKKYQKKIIITSSYKSAQNQGNKEWFEPCTVQTNIKQDFLLQARMYEGLFRALQNKTWVESVWANGYNWVENFEHADGRLNAIDKGQSVRNKPAAKVFLKWSNK; from the coding sequence ATGAAAAAATTTATTTCAATAATTGTATTAATCTGTTTAATGATTGGGCTATTTCCACCAAATTGTTTTGCCGGAGAACCAGTTGTTACTCCCCAATTAATTATTATTAATGTAAATGGCGAAAATGTCTCTGTGTTGTCAGTTAAGATAAAAAATGAACAATACTTGAAGTTGCGAGATATAGCGTATTATGCAAATGGCAGTGACAGACAATTCAATATTAGCGAAGTCAAGAAAAAAGCAATTGTTAATATTTATTCAAATACTCCCTATAAGTCTATAGGAAACCAAGCTTCTTTAAAAAACAACAAACCACAAAAAGCGTTACTTTTTAAAGGAAAGTATTTTCTTGATGAAAAAGCTACTAAAATTAATTCATATTACGTAGGTAATGAAATGTATGTTAAACCGGCAGAGCTCGGAAAGCTGTTGAACTTTATAGTAACCTCCGGCAAAAAAACAGGGCAATATTACATTAATACTAATCATAGTGCAATTACTAAGAAAATTGGTGTAGAGACTGCAATGACCTACGGCGATATGAAACAGAGTGACAAGAATAGTCCGTGGGTTGGATATGACTATAGTGGGAGGAAAGTACTGGGATGGCACCAATTATGGCCTGGAGATGTGAGATTATTTTTAGATTTCGGCTCAGGACCTGTTTTAGTGTGCTATAAGGTTATTGTTTCAAATGGTCGTTTCTACTTTTTAGATGATAAGCTTGTTTACAAAAAAGAGATTAATGGTGTGAAGATACCATTAGAAGCAGATGGTGGTATATCTGCAAGGCGCTTAGAACAGATTCTGGGCAGTTACTATGAAACTTTTCTTAAAGAAAGTGTATATCTTACTATTAACCTTGGTATGCCGGCAAAGCAGAAAAATGATAAAAATATAACATATAAAATATCAAGCAATAAGAGCTCAGTATTTTTAGGGGTATTAGAAAAGTCACAAATTATTCCTAGTTTGACACCAACACCCGAAATGGCTAAGAAATTTATTTATACCAGTTCCGATGCCAAAGTTGCGTTTGCTGACGAGACAGGCATGGTTTATGGAATTGGACCGGGAACTTGCACAATCTCTATTGGGCTAGAGGGACGTAGTGATATTCCGGTAAAGACAATTAAAGTTTCAGTTAATGGAGATGCAGCTCTGGCAAAGAAGTCAACAGGGTTTATCTGTTTTGACTATTATGATAATGATGTGGCAAATGTATTTCAGGAACCTACAATACAAGCTATGCATCAAGATGGGGCTCAGTGGGTTAGCTACATAAATACCTTAAGCTATACAAATGAAAATCCAATACGTATTGACGGTGTCAGTAACAAAAATACTAATATAATGCGAGAAATTAGAAAAAACGAGTTTGGGGCTTTTGTCAAGGCAGCAAAAATTAGAGGTATGAAGGTAGCTGCTCAAACTCAAATAATGTATGATGAATTACTAAAGGATTGGATGTCTAATGAAGCAAAAAGTAATGAGGCTCTATTTTATGAGGAGTCTGCAAAATTCTGGGCGTATTTTGGCTCTTTACTAAAAAACAATGCCCAAAAATGGATTTCTGACCCTAATAATGTTGAAGCAAATAAGTTTTGGGATGAATGGTTTGCGCAATATGAAAAAAATATCTTGGAATATGCCAATTGGTGTGAAGAATACAAGGTTGATTTGCTAATAATAGGTGAATATCAATCAAATCCCTTTTATAGTATTGGCGGTGGGCGTATGGAAAAACTGATTAAAGATATCAGGAATGTGTATTCTGGTAAAATAGGAGCTGTTTGCACGTATACAACCCAATGGGATGAAGTAGATAAAATGTCATTTGCAGGTCAACTAGACTATATTAATGTAGTACTTCAAGAACCTTATAGCACCAAGGAAAATCCTACAATAGAGGAATATCAACGAGAAATAGAGCCAATCCTTACGGGAAAAATAGAAACTTTATATAAAAAATATCAGAAAAAAATTATTATTACTTCTTCTTACAAGAGCGCACAGAACCAAGGAAATAAGGAGTGGTTTGAACCTTGCACTGTGCAGACTAATATTAAACAAGATTTTTTGCTGCAAGCCAGAATGTACGAAGGGCTGTTTCGAGCACTGCAAAACAAAACATGGGTTGAGTCTGTATGGGCAAATGGATATAATTGGGTAGAAAATTTCGAACATGCAGACGGACGTTTAAATGCTATTGATAAAGGCCAGTCTGTACGAAATAAACCTGCAGCGAAAGTATTTTTGAAATGGAGTAATAAATAA